The following are from one region of the Marinomonas sp. CT5 genome:
- a CDS encoding DNA translocase FtsK yields MSESVRSPIWDMFAKQAAFIAALLFLFFFGLATYTYNPSDAGWFYSGSGAAIQNSMGPIGAVIADLASGFFGSLFYSLPPLFFWVAIIIWRNPHSLLPLNNALLCTIGSILYLSFGSVLCFLHTVGEPSLQYGTGGILGRGLGVLLYEFIGYDGATLVSLALVILAFTLLSQVHWLSLMDRLGERAYTFVMFVRQKWAAKREAKAIKKAEFADIVSDEAEEPAIVRKRRKASVEKTKVKPVVEEQSHSADVLLEEPALDESSQEESKKSKFSFSSLFSKSKKAKDEESITETPSVHEEPVFDGLDDLSINDSDVSFGDTLYIEESWSANKEEPVKKQAPESKRATETVPVDLDERIDSAPKGISKEQADAILFDNDKPSQTIPPAHKPAFRTLSEAKQLDSLGGPYSDEVEGNKKVEAYSLPDRSVLTKPKPKQGGYSEDELLALSELLEQRLQDFGVKAEVVEVNPGPVITRFEIQPAPGVKVSRITNLAKDLARSLSVMSVRVVEVIAGKSTIGIEIPNQVRDTVYFSEIINCDEYDRSSSPLTLSLGHDISGEPVVVDLAKMPHVLVAGTTGSGKSVGVNAMILSMLLKSTPDEVRMIMVDPKMLELSIYEGIPHLLTPVITDMKDAANGLRWSVDEMERRYKLMSKLGVRNIAGYNKKVRDAIESGNPIEDPLWQPEMAMFSEDGVARTVPYLEPLPYIVIIVDEFADMMMIVGKKVEELIARIAQKARAAGIHLILATQRPSVDVITGLIKANIPTRMAFQVSSKIDSRTILDQGGADQLLGMGDMLYLPAGLPTPIRVHGAFVSDDEVHAVVEEWKQRGEPDYIEDVVVNPEDLMTDGGEDKDALYDEAVKIVIETRKASISSIQRRLKIGYNRAANLVESMEAAGLVGPMGTNGQRDILIPE; encoded by the coding sequence ATGAGTGAGTCGGTACGATCACCAATTTGGGATATGTTTGCTAAACAGGCTGCGTTTATTGCGGCTTTATTATTTTTATTCTTTTTTGGTTTAGCGACCTATACTTATAACCCGTCGGATGCTGGCTGGTTTTACTCAGGCAGTGGTGCTGCGATCCAGAACTCTATGGGACCAATTGGCGCCGTTATTGCTGATTTAGCGTCAGGTTTTTTTGGGTCTCTTTTTTATTCTTTACCTCCTTTGTTTTTTTGGGTCGCAATTATTATATGGCGAAACCCACATTCTTTATTGCCTCTCAATAATGCTTTACTCTGTACGATTGGTAGTATCCTGTATTTATCATTTGGCTCTGTTTTGTGCTTCCTGCACACCGTTGGAGAACCTTCTCTTCAATATGGTACTGGCGGAATTTTAGGACGTGGTCTTGGTGTCCTACTGTATGAATTTATTGGGTATGATGGAGCAACGCTTGTAAGCTTAGCCTTGGTTATTTTGGCCTTTACTTTATTGTCTCAAGTCCATTGGTTGAGCCTGATGGATAGATTAGGGGAGCGAGCTTACACCTTTGTAATGTTTGTTCGCCAGAAGTGGGCGGCTAAGCGTGAAGCTAAAGCAATTAAAAAGGCTGAGTTCGCCGATATTGTTTCAGATGAAGCGGAAGAGCCCGCCATTGTCAGAAAGAGAAGAAAGGCGTCCGTTGAGAAAACGAAAGTTAAGCCTGTAGTGGAAGAACAATCGCATTCTGCCGATGTTTTACTTGAAGAGCCTGCTCTGGATGAGTCATCTCAGGAAGAAAGTAAAAAATCTAAATTTAGCTTCTCTTCACTGTTTTCAAAATCCAAGAAGGCAAAAGACGAGGAGTCAATCACGGAAACTCCATCTGTTCATGAAGAGCCTGTATTCGATGGTTTAGATGATTTATCTATCAATGATAGTGATGTAAGTTTTGGCGATACTTTATACATTGAAGAGTCTTGGTCGGCAAACAAAGAGGAGCCTGTAAAGAAACAAGCTCCAGAGTCAAAGCGAGCGACTGAGACGGTGCCTGTTGATTTGGATGAGCGAATTGACTCAGCTCCAAAGGGGATTTCTAAAGAGCAAGCTGACGCGATCTTGTTTGATAATGATAAACCGTCACAGACTATACCTCCTGCTCACAAACCTGCTTTCCGCACTTTGTCTGAAGCGAAGCAGCTAGACTCACTTGGTGGCCCTTACTCTGATGAAGTAGAAGGCAATAAAAAAGTAGAGGCTTATTCGTTACCTGATCGTTCAGTGCTCACTAAGCCAAAACCTAAACAAGGCGGCTATTCAGAAGATGAATTGTTGGCTTTATCAGAATTATTAGAGCAGCGTTTACAGGATTTTGGAGTGAAAGCGGAAGTGGTTGAGGTTAATCCCGGACCAGTCATAACGCGTTTTGAGATCCAGCCAGCGCCAGGCGTTAAAGTATCAAGGATTACCAATTTGGCAAAAGACCTTGCACGTTCTTTGAGTGTTATGAGTGTGCGTGTGGTGGAAGTGATTGCTGGTAAATCCACAATCGGTATCGAGATACCTAATCAGGTTCGAGATACCGTGTATTTTTCTGAAATTATAAATTGTGATGAGTATGACCGTTCCTCTTCACCACTCACCTTGTCATTAGGTCATGATATTTCTGGTGAACCCGTGGTGGTCGATCTAGCCAAAATGCCTCACGTATTGGTAGCGGGTACAACCGGCTCTGGTAAGTCGGTTGGTGTTAACGCCATGATCTTAAGTATGTTGCTGAAATCGACGCCGGATGAAGTGCGCATGATCATGGTTGACCCAAAAATGCTTGAATTGTCGATTTATGAAGGCATCCCGCACCTTTTAACGCCTGTGATTACCGATATGAAAGATGCTGCCAATGGTTTGCGTTGGTCGGTTGATGAAATGGAGCGTCGCTATAAACTCATGTCCAAGCTTGGGGTGAGAAATATAGCGGGCTATAACAAAAAAGTTCGCGACGCGATCGAATCGGGTAACCCAATTGAAGACCCATTATGGCAGCCTGAAATGGCTATGTTCTCAGAAGATGGTGTGGCTAGAACCGTGCCCTATCTAGAGCCATTGCCTTACATTGTTATCATAGTGGACGAATTCGCAGATATGATGATGATTGTTGGTAAAAAAGTGGAAGAGCTGATTGCCCGTATCGCTCAAAAGGCAAGGGCGGCCGGTATTCACTTAATTCTCGCGACTCAGCGTCCATCTGTTGATGTTATTACAGGCTTAATCAAGGCCAACATTCCAACTCGTATGGCATTCCAAGTGTCTTCTAAAATTGACTCTCGAACGATTCTTGATCAAGGTGGTGCCGATCAGCTTTTGGGTATGGGGGATATGCTGTATTTGCCAGCTGGTTTGCCAACGCCCATTCGTGTTCACGGTGCCTTTGTTTCGGATGATGAGGTGCATGCGGTTGTAGAAGAGTGGAAACAACGTGGTGAGCCAGATTACATAGAAGATGTGGTGGTGAATCCTGAAGACTTAATGACGGATGGTGGTGAAGATAAAGATGCACTTTATGATGAAGCTGTGAAAATTGTCATTGAAACGCGTAAAGCTTCTATCTCATCTATTCAGCGTCGTTTGAAAATAGGTTACAACAGAGCGGCTAACTTAGTTGAATCAATGGAAGCGGCGGGTCTGGTTGGTCCTATGGGAACCAACGGACAGCGTGATATCTTGATTCCTGAATAA
- the aat gene encoding leucyl/phenylalanyl-tRNA--protein transferase, which produces MPAPDNHNKKHELVLLAESPYDTPDPSKALEDPEGLSAIGGDLSSTRLVHLYSKGFFPWYSDPDPILWWHPEQRCTLNPADFHTSKSLLKAIKKEQWLFSVNQNFESVIDYCSALRADKEGTWISKDIKNAYVELHKLGYAHSIEVWLNGKLVGGFYGVAMGKIFFGESMFSLVSNASKVALKTFCELAKDCQIELIDCQVESDHLLSLGANKTPRDNFCHLLEQLIPQVEKNSFLINIGQKAAKLPV; this is translated from the coding sequence ATGCCAGCTCCAGATAACCACAATAAAAAACATGAACTCGTTTTACTTGCAGAATCCCCCTACGACACTCCGGATCCGAGCAAGGCGTTAGAAGATCCTGAGGGCCTTTCCGCTATTGGTGGCGACCTTTCTTCTACTCGCCTAGTCCATCTCTACAGTAAAGGTTTTTTTCCTTGGTATAGCGATCCAGACCCGATTTTGTGGTGGCATCCAGAGCAAAGATGCACTCTTAACCCAGCAGACTTTCACACTTCGAAATCCCTATTAAAAGCCATAAAAAAAGAACAATGGCTGTTTTCTGTTAATCAAAACTTTGAGTCTGTAATAGACTACTGCTCTGCCTTACGAGCCGATAAGGAAGGTACGTGGATATCTAAGGATATTAAAAATGCTTATGTAGAGCTGCATAAACTTGGTTATGCCCACTCAATTGAGGTTTGGCTTAATGGGAAGCTGGTAGGCGGCTTCTATGGCGTAGCCATGGGGAAGATATTTTTTGGTGAATCCATGTTTTCACTTGTATCCAATGCGTCAAAAGTCGCACTAAAAACCTTCTGCGAATTAGCCAAAGATTGCCAGATAGAATTAATAGACTGCCAAGTTGAATCAGATCATTTACTGTCTTTAGGGGCGAACAAAACCCCAAGAGATAACTTCTGCCACCTTTTAGAGCAACTCATTCCACAGGTAGAAAAAAACTCTTTTCTGATAAATATTGGCCAAAAAGCGGCAAAACTCCCCGTTTAG
- the infA gene encoding translation initiation factor IF-1, protein MAKEEGLEMEGTIIDTLPNTMFRVELENGHIVIAHISGKMRKNYIRILTGDKVKVELTPYDLSKGRIVYRAR, encoded by the coding sequence GTGGCAAAAGAAGAAGGCTTAGAAATGGAAGGCACTATCATTGATACGTTGCCTAATACCATGTTCCGTGTCGAGTTAGAAAACGGACACATAGTGATTGCACATATCTCTGGTAAGATGCGTAAAAATTACATTCGTATTTTAACTGGCGACAAGGTAAAAGTTGAATTAACACCTTACGACCTTTCAAAAGGCCGTATCGTTTACCGCGCACGTTAA
- the clpA gene encoding ATP-dependent Clp protease ATP-binding subunit ClpA gives MLDKELEQTLNTAFKAARDKRHEFMTVEHLLLALIENGAASSVLKACGVNLETLSRELEEFVDSTTPLIPEDDEEREVQPTLGFQRVLQRAVFHVQSSGKREVTGANVLVAIFSEQESQTVYLLKRHGVARIDVVNYVAHGISKTGDASSQDMDQDDESEDSTTAPLQKFATNLNEEAKAGKIDKLIGREYEVERVIQTLSRRRKNNPLLVGESGVGKTAIAEGLARRIVDGQVPEVISDGVVYSLDLGALLAGTKYRGDFEKRLKQLLGELKKLPNAILFIDEIHTIIGAGAASGGVMDASNLLKPVLSSGGLRCIGSTTFQEFRGVFEKDHALARRFQKIDVNEPSVDDTYQILKGIINVFEEHHELKYEESALLAAAELAQRYVPDRHMPDKAIDVVDEAGAYQRLQPEDRRKKVITVEDIEDIVSKIARVPVRAVNSDDRQVLSNLDRNLKMVVFGQDGAIDTLSAAIKLSRAGLKAEQKPIGSFLMAGPTGVGKTEVTKQLAKQLGLELIRFDMSEYMERHAVSRLIGAPPGYVGFDQGGLLTEAVTKNPHSVVLLDEIEKAHPEVFNLLLQVMDHGTLTDNNGRKADFRNVILVMTSNAGAEELARRSIGFSSQDNSTDGMEVINRTFTPEFRNRLDAVIQFQQLDERIIFNVVDKFLVELQAQLDPKGVLLEVSDTARGWLANKGYDRQMGARPMARVIQEHLKKPLADHILFGDLHDGGHVKVALDEKSDELKFEVIKEAVVH, from the coding sequence AAGCGGCGCGTGACAAACGCCATGAATTCATGACAGTTGAGCATTTATTATTAGCTCTTATCGAAAATGGCGCTGCCTCAAGCGTCCTCAAAGCATGTGGTGTGAATTTAGAGACCTTAAGTAGGGAGCTTGAGGAATTTGTTGATAGTACAACACCGCTTATTCCAGAAGATGACGAAGAGCGTGAAGTTCAGCCAACATTGGGCTTCCAACGAGTATTACAGCGTGCTGTATTTCACGTCCAGTCTTCTGGAAAGCGTGAAGTGACAGGCGCAAATGTGCTGGTGGCCATTTTTAGTGAGCAAGAATCGCAAACTGTTTATCTCTTGAAGCGTCATGGTGTGGCACGCATTGATGTAGTCAATTACGTGGCTCATGGTATCTCCAAAACCGGTGATGCTTCTTCGCAAGATATGGATCAAGATGATGAATCGGAAGATTCAACAACGGCGCCGTTACAAAAGTTCGCTACCAACCTTAATGAAGAAGCCAAAGCGGGCAAAATAGACAAACTTATTGGTCGTGAGTACGAAGTAGAGCGAGTTATACAAACGCTTTCTCGCCGTCGTAAAAACAACCCTTTGCTTGTTGGTGAGTCTGGTGTTGGTAAAACGGCGATTGCTGAGGGCTTGGCGAGACGCATTGTGGATGGTCAGGTACCTGAAGTTATCTCTGATGGCGTTGTTTACTCTTTGGATTTGGGGGCATTGTTAGCGGGAACAAAATACCGCGGAGATTTTGAGAAGCGCCTCAAGCAATTATTAGGCGAGCTTAAGAAACTCCCCAATGCCATCCTTTTTATCGACGAAATCCATACCATTATTGGTGCTGGCGCCGCATCTGGCGGGGTGATGGATGCCTCTAATTTGCTTAAGCCTGTGCTGAGCTCTGGTGGGTTGCGTTGTATCGGTTCGACCACGTTCCAAGAATTCCGAGGCGTGTTTGAAAAGGACCATGCATTGGCGCGTCGCTTCCAGAAAATTGATGTAAATGAACCAAGTGTGGATGACACTTATCAAATTCTGAAAGGCATTATTAATGTCTTTGAGGAGCATCATGAGCTTAAGTATGAGGAGTCTGCTTTATTGGCCGCTGCGGAACTTGCTCAGCGTTACGTTCCTGATAGGCACATGCCAGATAAGGCCATTGATGTTGTCGATGAGGCTGGGGCTTACCAGCGCCTTCAACCAGAAGATAGGCGCAAAAAAGTGATTACGGTAGAAGATATCGAGGATATTGTTTCTAAGATCGCTAGAGTTCCTGTAAGAGCTGTTAACTCCGATGATAGGCAGGTATTGTCCAACCTTGACCGTAACTTGAAAATGGTGGTGTTCGGACAAGATGGTGCTATCGATACCTTGTCAGCCGCGATTAAGCTTTCTCGTGCAGGCTTGAAAGCGGAGCAGAAGCCTATTGGTTCATTCTTGATGGCAGGTCCAACGGGTGTCGGTAAAACAGAGGTTACTAAGCAGCTTGCTAAGCAACTAGGCTTAGAGTTGATTCGTTTCGATATGTCTGAGTACATGGAGCGTCACGCTGTATCTCGTCTGATCGGTGCTCCTCCTGGGTATGTAGGATTTGATCAAGGTGGGTTACTGACAGAAGCTGTGACTAAGAACCCTCATAGTGTTGTCTTATTGGACGAGATTGAAAAAGCTCACCCTGAGGTCTTTAACTTGTTGTTGCAAGTCATGGATCACGGTACTTTGACGGATAACAATGGGCGCAAAGCGGATTTTCGTAATGTGATTCTTGTTATGACATCGAATGCCGGTGCCGAAGAGCTTGCTCGCCGTTCCATCGGTTTCTCAAGTCAGGATAATTCAACAGACGGAATGGAAGTGATTAACCGAACTTTCACTCCTGAATTTAGAAACCGCCTAGATGCCGTTATTCAATTCCAGCAATTGGATGAACGTATTATATTTAATGTGGTGGACAAATTCCTTGTAGAGCTCCAGGCTCAACTTGATCCAAAAGGGGTTTTGCTCGAAGTTTCTGATACCGCCAGAGGGTGGTTGGCTAACAAGGGTTATGATCGCCAGATGGGGGCACGTCCAATGGCTCGAGTAATACAAGAGCACTTGAAGAAACCCTTAGCGGATCATATTCTCTTTGGTGATCTTCATGATGGCGGTCATGTAAAAGTAGCTTTGGATGAGAAAAGTGATGAATTGAAATTTGAAGTCATTAAAGAGGCTGTGGTTCATTAG